The Biomphalaria glabrata chromosome 1, xgBioGlab47.1, whole genome shotgun sequence sequence TATAAGATCCCCTCAATTCGAGATCTTAATGTGTCCATATCATAAAGCTTACACAGGTTTGATTGAAATCCACGTACAGAACAAGCTGGGCACATGATTCAAGAAACAGGGTCAAGTCTACAACTCGGCTACGTGAGCATGGCGGACAGCGAAGAGAGGAAAGAAGAGGGTGAGTGTGCTgcgaggagagggggggggggaggggaggttgGATACCAGAGCGGCACGCGAGTGAGATTTTAAGTGATGTCTACTTTCGTTTTCTGAGCTCTGTAGCTGGGAGAGTTGGAAGTGATGATATACCACCGTTTCCCGTTACATCATTAGTGTCAGTGTCAGTGCCAAGGGTCTTACTTTCATTTATCATGCATGATTCATCTTCTGGGATTAGTATATCAATAAATAAGGAATATAATTATAAGTAGATTAGTGTGCTGTCCtgccaattttaaaaattcgccTCCCTCTTTTAGACTTGTTgggatgggggagggggggggaggaaatgAACTAAAACAATACTACACTAATTATTGTGTTGttgtattgataaaaaaaacaatccactaattattgtgttgtattgataaaaaaaacactccactAATTATTGTGTTGTatagataaaaacaaatattgcttATATCAGACAGCAGCCAACAAGCTCGGCGTTTGGATATACTGTACTTCTAATTTGAACCACCGCGTCTTAAATATTCCggttagtttttcttttcctcAACTATATTTTGGTGGAGGATTGTATGACTGTGCAGTGATAATGAATTTTTATTtccactttgtgtgtgtgtgtgccattTTTTCCCTTAAAACATCAGTTTTGTGCATCTGTTTTTGCCTATATATCTGTCAGCTTGTAAGTTTGGAAAGGCCTATAATTCTGGCGTACTGTGTAtatgaatttaaattttaaaccaaGTGTTTCGATGTATTTACCTGTGGTTAACTGTTTGGCCGAGTCAGTCGGAAGGAAATGGAAATTAAATCAGTATTGAttacctttttttaattaagtgtttaaaaacaaaacttgtctATAATGTACTTTGAGATCATTAGAGCCATAAATgtgcattttgttttcttgacgAGTGTCACGTTGTTTTGATTTCAATTCAATTCAGAATGAAGCACGTCGGTATTTAGGATCTCTTTGTGTTCCAAAAGAAAGATTTCGACTATTAACAAATCTATTAACAATTAACAATTAACATGGCAGTAGGGCTGAGGATTGGGGGCCATAAGTAGTGAAGGgagagtgaggggggggggggggagaaaggacGTTTGTTTGACACTTTGATCCCAAGTTGTACCACTGtccttgtcttttgtttttcttgtctaCCCTTTGATCTTCAATCTTTCTAGTTTCTTCAAAACGTGTGCTCACATATTATGTGGAGTTAAAACAAAATGCTGAGGCTAAAGGAATAccattgaaaaaaagaagaatgcaCTGATTATAGGTTGGTATCATGGCGGCTTAAAGACTTCGGAAGTTATAAATCTGTGACTTTTTGTTTACACTGAAAATTGAAACTAGTGTAACGTCGAATACTCATGTGCTCCAGTAGCTCAGGAAATTTCATATGACGTCGGGACGCTCCAGgaagtaaaatatataaaagagaagagaagactggaatatttttttttttttttggtttgtttgttggttttgtTATATGTACACAcctaattaaatattataattgcGAGATACACATAAACTCGTTTCCTTTATTTCATTACACTATGTAAGTCTCACTTTACTGGTCGTGTTTCTCTCATCCCTTGCAAGGCTGTATTACGCTAGATACAGACATCGCAACGTGAAATCCAACACAATCGCAAGAGTTACAACTAGATAAGTCCAAGAGAAATCTTgttgaaaatgtaaaatagtGTCAACAGAAGCAGTGATTATAAAGCTCTAGCAATaacgaaacaaaacatacaCTTGTTTCTGTTCAGTCAAATGATTACttacaaaaaacttttttagtaTATGTATATCCTATCAATTTTAATGGTAAAATAGTTTacatatatcttatatatttctaatttcaaattattattatgttctaaAACAATGGAATTTTCAGAAACAGAATGAGAAACATTGTCCAATCAAAGTCCCCTGGGTGAATCGTATGACCGTCATGTGCAATGTCAAAGACCTAGATGTTGAGGTCAGTTGGGTAACATTTCAAAACGTACAGGGCTATCCCAATGACCTCTGGTCTAAACGTTGAGTCCAATTGTTTCACTCGTAGATGCCAACATATTTTACTTCTACAAACAGTTTTGTAACAACTTGACACAATGTCTACAATGCTTGCTTATATTTGTCCTTCTACAAAACTTGTTTCTGgtttgaaataattatttgtgtCTTGACCATCATTATTTGATGCTCTGCTCATTTTACgttctatttttataatgtcTTCATCGTTTAACTAAACATAAATGCTACAAATAGTGATATtacaaagggaaataatcttATGTGTTAAAAATCTGAAATTACTAAGAGTTCTCCTTCTTAAACTAATATATTAGAAAAAATTTCAAGATCTACCCAAGACACTTTTATGACCTTGCAGAATGAGACATGTCTTTTTGAGGTGACTTCCTCCCGAGGGTTATAAAACTCTGTATCAGTGTAAATGATAGCGTCTCTCGTCTCGAGACCTGTGTGCGTGGTGACGTCTGTGATTGTGTTCGCCCTCCCTGAACGTGTTAAATGACGCCAGGCTAAGTCTGCGAGGCATGATAGGGGCCGTATGAGAAAGTGAGAAAGTCTCTTCACACGGGGACTGTTCTTTATGTCGCCAGCGACTCTTCCGGTCTTTCAAGAAATCGTCGACCTCTCTTTTGAGATCTCTACCTATAGTCTGGCGTTCAGGTGGCCGGAACCTCATCTCAGAGGCAGTGCAGTAAGTGGTGCTGGCCACCTCGGAACTCGAACTGCTTGGAGGTTCACCGAATAGGTTGTCATGGTAGGTGTGCGGCTTCCGGTTTGGAGATCCCCTTCTAGAAGCTGGCGTATCTGAGTGACGCTTCACCTTCAAGTTTTGATTGTTTGAGCCAATGTGCAAACACCGTTTTGTCATTGTTGCATCGTTTGTGACACAAACTTCAAAATATCTACCTCGACCATTTTCATTCGCGTTACTATGAGACATCATTAAACCTTCGGCGCCAAACTCAAGGAATTGAAAAGGCCTTGACCGACTTGGCGTTCGTTGAGATTTAACTGTTGAGCTCTTTAAGTGACCAGAGTTGTCCTCGGAGGTGCTCGATGTATCGGACTTCACGTCTTTACCTCTGATTAGTTTGTGGACGTTGTCGCCTCTGTTCCTTGATTTATTTCTGATCACTTTGTTGTTTCTGGAGAAATCTAAATAGGTTCCGTCGTCCAGTATCCCAAGATTCAAGTGCTGATTGTCTAAATAAAAGCAGAAACAGAAAGACGTAAACGTCACTGGACATACTGAAGTCGTGTCTCGACTGAACAACTACAGGCTCACattaaagctttcaaaaattatttatgcTTAGCCTTTTGTATACAGAATTAGCAAGAATATGGTTATATTTAATGTGAAATATGCCACCGAATGTCATAAACAGCTTGGCCATGTAACAAGGAGGCTCAAGTTCGAATCCCAATCTAGTCCAAGAATTTTCGAATTATGACTCGATCTGAGTTGGACAGCACGGAAACCACTGAGGAGGCTAGAGGAGCTTAGAAGATACGCTATACAAAGAGATTtgaccagagtgcactgagcaggctagaGGAGCTTGGAAGATACGCTATACAAAGAGATTtgaccagagtgcactgagcaggctagaGGAGCTTGGAAGATACGCTATACAAAGAGATTtgaccagagtgcactgagcaggctagaGGAGCTTAGAAGATACGCTATACAAAGAGACTtgaccagagtgcactgagcaggctagaGGAGCTTGGAAGATACGCTATACAAAGAGATTtgaccagagtgcactgagcaggctagaGGAGCTTAGAAGATACGCTATACAAAGAGACTtgaccagagtgcactgagcaggctagaGGAGCTTGGAAGATACGCTATACAAAGAGATTTGACCAGaatgcactgagcaggctagaGGAGCTTAGAAGATACGCTATACAAAGAGACTtgaccagagtgcactgagcaggctagaGGAGCTTGGAAGATACGCTATACAAAGAGATTtgaccagagtgcactgagcaggctagaGGAGCTTAGAAGATACGCTATACAAAGAGACTtgaccagagtgcactgagcaggctagaGGAGCTTGGAAGATACGCTATACAAAGAGATTtgaccagagtgcactgagcaggctagaGGAGCTTGGAAGATACGCTATACAAAGAGATTtgaccagagtgcactgagcaggctagaGGAGCTTGGAAGATACGCTATACAAAGAGATTtgaccagagtgcactgagcaggctagaGGAGCTTGGAAGATACGCTATACAAAGAGACTtgaccagagtgcactgagcaggctagaGGAGCTTAGAAGATACGCTATACAAAGAGATTtgaccagagtgcactgagcaggctagaGGAGCTTGGAAGATACGCTATACAAAGAGATTtgaccagagtgcactgagcaggctagaGGAGCTTGGAAGATACGCTATACAAAGAGATTtgaccagagtgcactgagcaggctagaGGAGCTTGGAAGATACGCTATACAAAGAGATTtgaccagagtgcactgagcatggCTAGAGGAGCTTGGAAGATACGCTATACAAAGAGATTtgaccagagtgcactgagcaggctagaGGAGCTTGGAAGATACGCTATACAAAGAGATTtgaccagagtgcactgagcaggctagaGGAGCTTGGAAGATACGCTATACAAAGAGATTtgaccagagtgcactgagcaggctagaGGAGCTTGGAAGATACGCTATACAAAGAGACTtgaccagagtgcactgagcaggctagaGGAGCTTGGAAGATACGCTATACAAAGAGATTTGACCAGAGTGCACTAAGCAGGCTAGAGGAGCTTGGAAGATACGCTATACAAAGAGACTtgaccagagtgcactgagcagacTAGAGGAGCTTGGAAGATACGCTATACAAAGAGATTtgaccagagtgcactgagcaggctagaGGAGCTTGGAAGATACGCTATACAAAGAGATTtgaccagagtgcactgagcaggctagaGGAGCTTGGAAGATACGCTATACAAAGAGATTtgaccagagtgcactgagcaggctagaGGAGCTTGGAAGATACGCTATACAAAGAGACTtgaccagagtgcactgagcaggctagaGGAGCTTGGAAGATACGCTTTAGGTAAGCAATAATAATGAtactagtaataataatatccaAAAATACAGAACAATTAGCTTAATGCCAATCAAAATGACCATTCTTTCCGTTGTTAACCACTACAACATAATTTCAAAATCTCATTTCGTATGCATACAAAGTGTGGTACAATAAAATCTAAAGTGACTCTGAACTACTCACCTTCTTCGCAGTCAACTGGCACGTTAGCACACGAATCTGAAAGAGAATCATACTATGTGTTAAGTATATTATggtatgaatctcactgctctcttATATGTCTGCTCCAGttacttaatgttttcttgagttgaggggtcccaaacagaggatgcatattctattattggcctaaccaaggttaaataacattttagttttgtgttcttatttaatttgtagaaatttattttaacaagcCATAATGCTTTGtatgattttttaatagtttcattaatatgtccatgacagtttttcatttattataacacctaggtattttgcgtttttagtctgtaatgctggtttaccatgaataagattggtaatatttattttagttttctttttttttttttgttgttactcttaacaactgacatttttctgggtggaaaggcATGCTCCAATTGGATTCCATTTCTCTTTGTAAATTTTCTGTATATTGTGTTGTTTAGATTAGCTCTTATTTACatcaaattaaaactaattttaaaattacaacttTTACTTTCTCTTATTTACATCAAACTAACATCGCAGTATTTCAAACTTTCACAACATatcgttacttttttttaatgttgttgttttttctttacaatgtaGCCACAGTCTCTTTAGTCTAATGGACTGACACTTCAGAGTTAAAGACGAATGCATTGACTAGATGCTAACTAGCTTACCTGAGGTACACCGTTCCCCTTCAGCTCTATAGCGCCCGGTCATTTTCTTGGCTATTTCAACtgaaacaatgtaaacaaacaaacaaaaacgtgTGTAATCTGTTTTAGCGCTGTTTATAAagatgtaaatatttgtttagtaTGACGTCATCAATATTTGATCTATCCATTGTAAGATGTCTTGAATGTAGGAGGCTTTAATAGTTTGACGTCTAAAAATTTGTAATGACTTTATTGCATGATGCCTTAAAAGAAATGACATTTTATTGAgataaaattctaattaaagAATGCTACTAAGTTTTCTACTTGAATCATtttttcgagagagagagagagagagaggagagattATAAGCCTCTAGATTGGTCTATTGTTTAGCCTAATACTATAGTAATTTGACCAAAGTCGTTCAGTATTAAGTCATGAAACTTGCATGGTACGGCCATTTTGAAATTGAAGTCTAAGAAATGTTGGGTTACTTCAAAGTGAGATCTAATATCTCAAAATTGGTCTTTTAAATGTGACTTTAAAGTGTGTCCTCGAATCATTGTTAAGATTAAagtttaatacattttaaaaaagcaagaaaaacaaatgagtCCAACAGTATTCTCTAACAAACTGAAACGCTTGGATACTTTTACACTTGCTAGTGACCAAGTCAAAACTCTGTTATTTATACCCACTCAGACCTAGTCAGTTCAGATTTCTATTTGAATACAAAGATATAAGCATCTCGCTTTCTAAGATGTACACATACCATTaggatgaaataaaaaaatgtcttggaGGGAAAGAGCCACACAATTGtttgggttttaaaaaaaaatgtttctcagTATAAGTCTCAGGCCTACGCCTACTTACGCCATTTATTACT is a genomic window containing:
- the LOC106074222 gene encoding uncharacterized protein LOC106074222 isoform X2, whose protein sequence is MPEQPSCDKFNKVCYPREIPVKADDTRRCEINSPDTCDIRKENECERENDECKQQPCKGADSCCLDRCDNQDPSSEFLEKFYRLGKLPRHEKHMCPWEADVTVNGNVRAHCDSTAVEIAKKMTGRYRAEGERCTSDSCANVPVDCEEDNQHLNLGILDDGTYLDFSRNNKVIRNKSRNRGDNVHKLIRGKDVKSDTSSTSEDNSGHLKSSTVKSQRTPSRSRPFQFLEFGAEGLMMSHSNANENGRGRYFEVCVTNDATMTKRCLHIGSNNQNLKVKRHSDTPASRRGSPNRKPHTYHDNLFGEPPSSSSSEVASTTYCTASEMRFRPPERQTIGRDLKREVDDFLKDRKSRWRHKEQSPCEETFSLSHTAPIMPRRLSLASFNTFREGEHNHRRHHAHRSRDERRYHLH